The genomic DNA AACCGGCGAACGGAAGATGGCAAGCCGGTCCACCAGCCCCTCGTCCAGAAAGCTCTTCGCAACACCTGCTCCGCCTTCAACGAGAACCGAGGAAATGCCTTGCGCAGCGAGATCGTCCATCAGTTCGGGCAGAGCGATGCGGCAATCATAAGCTTCGGTCGCGAGAATCCGGCAACCGGCCGCCTGCAACTCGTAGCGCCGCTCCGGCAACGCTTCTTCACCACAGGCAATCCACAAGGGCTGGGCATCAGCGGTCTGTACAAGTTTCGAGGAAAGCGGCAAACGCAATCCGCTATCGAGCACCACCCGAACAGGCGAACGCTGTTCCAGCCCCGGCAGGCGGCAGTTCAACACCGGATCGTCGGCCAGTGCGGTTTCGATGCCAATCAGGATAATATCGGTCTGGGCCCGCAGGATATGCGACTGGGCGCGCGCAACCGGCCCCGTTATTGCAAGCTGTCCCTCGCCCCGACGGCCGATCATGCCATCGGCGGAAAGTGCAAGTTTCAGAATCACTTCCGGGCGCTTCTTCGCAGATCGATTCAGATAGCCCGCAAGATCATCGGCAGCCTGTTCGGCAAGAATGCCTGGCACAACCTCAATCCCTGCCTCGCGCAGAATGGCAAAGCCTCTTCCGCTGACCCGTTCGTCCGGATCGGTCGCGGCAACCACGACACGCGCCACCCCTGCCCGCACCAGCGCTTCCGCGCAAGGGGGTGTGCGTCCGTGATGCGCACAAGGTTCCAGCGTCACATAAGCCGTCGCGCCACGCGCCACTTCTCCCGCGTCTGCAAGCGCCTGCGGCTCGGCATGGGGCCTGCCGCCAATTGCAGTCACGCCACGTCCGACGATGACACCATCCTTGACGATGATCGTGCCAACGGACGGATTGGTTCCCGTCAGCCCCTTGTGACGCCGTGCATAACGGATCGTCGCTTCCATGAAGCGGACGTCATCCGCAGTTGCATTCGAAGGCGGAAACTTGCTGCCACTCATGCCTAAGCGTCCAGATCGTCCTCAGTTTCAGCAACTGTCAGTTCATCAATGACATTGTGGAAATCGACGGCCTTGCTGAAATTGCGATAGACCGAAGCAAAGCGGATATAGGCGATATCATCGATGCCTTTCAGCGCATCCATGGCCAGCCGCCCGATTTCGTCGGACGTCACCTCCGCCTCACCCGAACTTTCAAGCTGGCGGACAATGCCGGAAATGGCGCGTTCCACCCGGTCATTATCGACGTCGCGCTTGCGCAACGCCACTTCGATAGACCGCGTAAGCTTGTCGCGATCGAAAGGAACTCGGCGCCCGCTTTTCTTCACGACCATCAGGTCACGCAACTGTACGCGCTCAAAGGTCGTGAAACGGCCTCCACACACCGAACAGACACGACGCCTGCGAATGACCGCACCGTCTTCCGCCGGACGGGAATCCTTCACTTGCGTATCTTCAGACTGGCAATAGGGACAACGCATGGAACACTTTCGATTTCATTATCGGCAATTTCAATATCGGCAGCTTTAGCACTGGCGACGAACAGCTCATATGTGGGGACACG from Brucella anthropi ATCC 49188 includes the following:
- the ribD gene encoding bifunctional diaminohydroxyphosphoribosylaminopyrimidine deaminase/5-amino-6-(5-phosphoribosylamino)uracil reductase RibD — translated: MSGSKFPPSNATADDVRFMEATIRYARRHKGLTGTNPSVGTIIVKDGVIVGRGVTAIGGRPHAEPQALADAGEVARGATAYVTLEPCAHHGRTPPCAEALVRAGVARVVVAATDPDERVSGRGFAILREAGIEVVPGILAEQAADDLAGYLNRSAKKRPEVILKLALSADGMIGRRGEGQLAITGPVARAQSHILRAQTDIILIGIETALADDPVLNCRLPGLEQRSPVRVVLDSGLRLPLSSKLVQTADAQPLWIACGEEALPERRYELQAAGCRILATEAYDCRIALPELMDDLAAQGISSVLVEGGAGVAKSFLDEGLVDRLAIFRSPVEIGSELGVAVDGLETHIADKFKILRQARYGDDAYTEYVRKT
- the nrdR gene encoding transcriptional regulator NrdR, giving the protein MRCPYCQSEDTQVKDSRPAEDGAVIRRRRVCSVCGGRFTTFERVQLRDLMVVKKSGRRVPFDRDKLTRSIEVALRKRDVDNDRVERAISGIVRQLESSGEAEVTSDEIGRLAMDALKGIDDIAYIRFASVYRNFSKAVDFHNVIDELTVAETEDDLDA